In Papaver somniferum cultivar HN1 chromosome 9, ASM357369v1, whole genome shotgun sequence, the genomic stretch CTACAATATGGGTTATTTCTTAGCCGATGGTATCTATCCAAACTTGACTACAATTGTACAAGCTTTCTCTCAGACATTGGACATTCCCGACTATGTGAAATTCAACAAGTATCAAATGGctaaaagaaaggatgtcgagcGTGCTTTTGGAGTGCTTCAGGGTAAATTCAGAGTTGTCGGATCTCCATTTAAGTATTGACAACAATCTGACTTGAACCTAATTATGAAATGTTGTCTTATTTTACACAACATGATTATCGAGCATGAACGTCGGGAGCCGGATTGGGGCAGAGTTGTTCCTGTTCCGATTCCGTAACCTACCAATAATGGTCGTGTATTCATGTCATCTCTGAAAAACCTAGAAATGAACCTACAACTAAGAAATGATCTCGTCAAGCACATTGTTGCGCGTCCTGGTAGAGGAGGCCAGGCAGGAGACTTGTCTAGTTTGTAGGGTTCAGATATGGAATACGTGGTACTTCCATCATCAGAAGGAGATTATGATGATACAGacttagaagaagaagttgttcctgGTCAAAACGGGGAAGGAGCATTTGATTATTATGGATATTACAACGATCAAATCCCAAATGACTTTGAACATGCAGTTGAACATGTTTATGCAGACggatatgtgggagacaaatatgAACATGATGGAGATGCCGATGAGGATTCTGGCGATGAGGAGGATTATGACGATGATGAGGACGATGACGATGAGGAggacgatgatgatgaggattctgacgatGGCGATGATGCTCTGTATGATGATGCGGGTctgtatgatgatgatgatgttgaggcaTAAGATGTATTTCAATGTTGTGTTTTAAGATTTTGAATGTTACATGCATATGTAATAACAgacttttaattattttttggttTCAATTATGTATGAAAATGAATACGTTTATATTTGATGGCATATGGTTTACAATTAGGAAAATACATGAAATCATTTAAATCTCCTTGTACAGTATACGGATATGTATACATATCCGTGAAATCTCTTTCTACAGTatatg encodes the following:
- the LOC113312234 gene encoding prostatic spermine-binding protein-like encodes the protein MEYVVLPSSEGDYDDTDLEEEVVPGQNGEGAFDYYGYYNDQIPNDFEHAVEHVYADGYVGDKYEHDGDADEDSGDEEDYDDDEDDDDEEDDDDEDSDDGDDALYDDAGLYDDDDVEA